Part of the Halomarina litorea genome is shown below.
TGCTCCAACTGGGCACACGATTTTTCCCACGCCGGAGCACACCCCCGCTATGTACGACTACCACGTCCACTCCAACTACTCGGACGGGTCGTTCCTCTACTGGATGCTCTCGGCCGCCGAGGACGCCGGACTGGACGGCGTGGGCTTCGCGGACCACTGCAACGTCTCGGCCCGCGAGGCACAACAGCGCGAGAAGTTCCTCTTCGGGTTCACCCTCGATGCGACCTACGACCGCAGGCGGGCGGGTATCGAGGCGGTCCGCGACCGCTTCGACCTCCGGGTGTACGACGCCGTCGAGATGGACTACGTCGCGGGCGAGGAGGACCGTATCGCGGACTTCCTCGACGAGGCGGGCTTCGACTACGCCATCGGGAGCGTCCACTCCCTCGACGACCGGAACGTCCAGACCAACGGGCCGTTCCGCGACCTCTCGCCCGACGACCGGCGGGCGGTGGTCGACGATTACTACGAAACGCTGGCAGGGATGGTCGAGTCCGAACTGTTCGCCGTCGCGGCCCACCCCGACCTGCTCGAACGAAACGAACACCTCCGGGGGCTGGCCACCGAGGACCACTACGACCGGGTCGCGCGGGCGTTCGCCGACTCGCGAACCGTCCCCGAGGTCAACGCCGGGCGCGTCCTCTCGGAGTACGGCGAGTTCCACCCCGCACCCGCCTTCTTCGAGGCCTTCCGCGAGTACGACGTGGGCTTCACGCTCGGGACGGACTCCCACCGGCCCGACGAAATCGCCCCCCGTACCGAGGAACTCGACCGCTTCTGTTCGGAGACGGGCCTCGAACCCGTCGAACTCGACGTCCCGACGTGACCGCCCGTACTACGGACGAAGCTATCGGGTTCCTTCCATCGGTTTCGTGCGAACGCGACACACGACCGGAGCAGCTACTTTTCCGGTCCGCGGTTCCGTGGAACCATGTCGACGGAAACCACGACGGCGACGACGCGTGAAACGGCCGAGAACGGACTGCTCGTCGGGGGCATCGCCGGCCTCGTCGGGACCATCGCCTTCGGTGCGCTGCAGATGGTGATGGGCATGGAGGGCGTCATCGCGGGGGCGATACCCGCGCTGTACACCCTCGGCCCCTCGCTGACGCTCGGGTGGGTCATCCACCTGTTCCACGGGGCGGTCCTCGGCGTCTCCTTCGCGGCCCTCGTCTCCGCGACGGGCCTCCGCCGGTACGCCGACAGCACCCTGGCGATGCTCGGACTCGGGGCGGTCTACGGCGTCGTGACGACCATCGCGCTGGCGTGGCTCCTCATGCCCGTCTGGTTGCAGGCGGTCGGCTTCCCGATGGCCCCGCCGTTCCCCAACGTCGGGATGGCGAGTCTGGTCGGCCACCTCGTCTACGGCGTCGTCCTCGCGGCGGCGTACGTCGTCCTGCGGCCCCGGCTCTGAACTCCCCCGACGTGCGAGCGGAATTTTTCCGAGGATACCGACACCCGAGCGACAGCGAGCAGTCGCGGCGCTGTGCTGTACGGTGCGGTGCTGTCGTGCCAGCAGTCCTCCCGCGAGTGAGACGCGAAGCGTCGAACGAGCGGGCCGACGACCGAACGGAGCCGCGCGGAGCGCGGCGAAGTGAGGGAGGAGCGTTTTTGGTCCAGATTTTGCCAGCGAGCCACGGACGACCGCCGAGCGATAGCGAGGCGTGTCGTCCGAACGCGAGCGCAGCAAAAGGTGGGGGACTAATGGACGAGCCGCGAACAGGAGCCACAGAGGTTCTGCTCTTTGACGTCGACCTCGCGGACGGTCGGCGAGAAGTTCATCACGCAGCGCTTGTTGTCGCAGTGTTCCAGGCCGAGCGTGTGGCCGATCTCGTGGACGACTTCCTTGCGCACGCGGTCGGCGAACACCTCGCTCGCGGGCTTCGAGGCGATGCCGCCGTCGGAGGAGGTCTGGAGGCGATAGGTGGAGATGACCGACCCGTTGCCGTCGAGGTAGGCGAGGCCGAAGACGTAGTTTCGGCGGCGGTAGAAGAGGTCGTTGGGCGTGATGGCGATGTTCTTGCTCCCGTCGCCGATGCGACTCGCGAGTTCGATGAACTCCTCGGCGCGGTACTGGTCGCGGCTACTGTCGTACGCGCCATCGGGAATCGGCTCCGTGGCGTGGATAGTGACATCGCAGTCGTAGACCGCGCGTAATCCGGCCGAGGCTTCCCGCTTGACGACGGCAGGGACGTCGCCGACCGGCACGATGTCAACGTGCATGAAGACTGGTATGGCGCGACTCGGTATAAGTCTCCCGTCGTAACTGCCCTCCCGGGGCCGATTGGCTCGCCTCGGGGACGACACGTTCGAGCGGGTCGGCAGGGTCGGCACCATCCGAGTGATAGAAGTAGGTGGCCGACGGCGATACCGACGTGAATCCGGCGACCCGCGAGGCCCTCGTCTCCCGCCTCGCCCGGCACGACCGACTCGTCGAGGTGGGCGTGGGCAACCGCCCGGACGTCGCACGCGCCCTCGCGGCCGGCGGGGCCGAGGTGACCGCCACGGACGTCCACGACCGGCCGGTTCCCGATGGGGTCCGGTTCGTCCGCGACGACGTGACCGCCCCCGACGACTCGGTGTACGCCGACGCGGACGCCCTCTACGCGCTCAACCTCCCGCCCGACCTCCACGGCCCGACGTGGGCGCTCGCCCGCCGCCACGACGCCGCCTTCCTGTTCACCACACTGGGCGGCGACCCGGCGGCGGTCCGCGCCGACCCGGAGACGCTCCCCGGCGAGACGCTGTTCACCGCACGACCGGCACCCGGCGACCGAGTGGGGGGTCGCTCGTGACCGACGGTCCGGACGCCGAGTCCGGTGCGGACGCGACACTCGCCGTCGACGCCGTCGTCCTCGACATCGACGGCGTCCTCGTGAACGTCGAGCACTCCTACCGGCGGGCGGTCGTGGAGTCCCTCGACCGCGTCTACGGCGAGACCATCGACGCCGACGGCGTGCAGGCGTTCAAGGAGGCCGGCGGCTTCAACGACGACTGGGACCTCACCCACGCCGCGGCACTGTTCCTCCTCGCCCGCCGCGAGGGCCTCGACAGGGACGTCCAGTCGTTCACCGACGCCGTCTCGGCCAGCGGCGGCGGCCTCGACGGCGCACACGCCGTCGTCGCGGACGCCCTCGACCCGGACGAGCGCGAACGCGTCCTCGCCGCGTGGGACCCCGAGCGTCTCACCGACACGTTCCAGCAACTGTACCTCGGGAGCGAGCGCTACCGGGAACTGGAGGGCGGCGAACCCACCCTCGACGAACCGGGGTTCATCGAGGACGAGACGGTGCTCGTCGACCGGGCGACCCTCGCCACGTTGACCGAGCGCTACCGCGTCGGCATCGTCACGGGGCGGCCGGCCGCCGAGGCCGCCATCGCCCTCGAACGCGTCGGACTGGAGGTGCCCGAGGACCACCGCTTCACGATGGACAGCGACCTGCCGGGGAAGCCGGACCCCGACGCGCTGGTCGAACTCGCCGAGCGCCTCGGCGCGACCCGCCTCGCCTTCGCGGGCGACACGCTGGACGACGTGCGCTGTGCGGTCAACGCGGGCGAGGCCGACCCCGAGCGGACCTACTACGGCGTCGGCGTGCTGACCGGCGGGCTCTCCGGCGAGGAGGGTCGCCGCAAGTTCGCGGACGCGGGTGCGGACGCCGTCGTGGAGACGGTCGACGACCTACCCGACCGCCTCGGATGAACCGCGGGCGGCCGACCCGCCGTCGCTTCACTTAGACGCTCTCCGGACTGGTCGTCCTCGCGCGTGGCTGTCGAGTCTCCTCTCGCCGCCCGACCCGTTCTCGCGACTCCTGTTTCTCGCGCCGGGACTCCTGTTCGGCCCCCGTCGTCGCCTACTGGCTGATCTACCGCGACGGGTGGCGAACGCTCGGGGTGCAGTCGTCGGAAGAGGTACCGTTCAACCGCCTGCTGGTGTTCTTCGCCGCGCTCTTCCTCGCGGTGGTCGTCGTCAATCGGGCCGTGGGACTCGTCCTCCCGTGGGGTGAGAACACCGTCGCCGCCGCTGTGGGGGTGGCGTTCGCGTCGTGGGTCGCGTACTTCGGCGGGTACGAGCGGCTTCCACGACTGCGCCCCGAGGAGTAACCTGCCGGTCACACAACCCTTAATCCGGCCGCTTCCGACGACGGGGTATGCGAATCGCACTCTGCGGCGGGACCGGCGACATCGGCGAGGCACTCGCGCTCCGGTGGGCGTACCATACCGACCACGAGGTGCTCGTCGGGTCGCGCGACCCCGACCGCGCCCGTGAGAAGGCCGAGGAGTACGAGACGGAACTCGACAGCCGCGGCGTCGAGGCGACGGTCAAGGGCTTCGCCAACGAGATGGCCGCCGACCGCGCGGATGTCGTCGTCCTCGCCGTCCCGGCCTACCACCTCGTCGACACCGTCGAGGCCGTCGCGGAGAGCCTCGACGAGGGGAACGTCCTCGTCACGCCCGCCGTCGGCATGAAACGCGACGACGACGGCTTCCACTACAACGCCCCCGGCGCGGGGAGCGTCGCCGCCCTCGCCGCCGAGGCCGCACCCGACGACGTCTCCGTCGTCGGCGCGTTCCACAACCTCGCTGCTGGCCGCCTCGCCAACCTCGACGCCGACGTCGACTGGGACACCCTCGTCTTCGGCGACGACCCCGACGCGAAGGACATCGTCTCGATGCTCGCCGAGGAGATCGACGGCCTCCGCGCCCTCGACGTCGGCGGCCTCGCCAACGCCAGCGAGGTGGAGGCGCTGACGCCACTGCTCATCAACGTTGCCATGAACAACGAGGGGATGCACGATCTGGGCGTGAAGTTCCACTAGCCCACGTTTTTCTTCGTCGGGGTCGCTCCGCGACCCACTCCTCGAAAAACCT
Proteins encoded:
- the npdG gene encoding NADPH-dependent F420 reductase, which codes for MRIALCGGTGDIGEALALRWAYHTDHEVLVGSRDPDRAREKAEEYETELDSRGVEATVKGFANEMAADRADVVVLAVPAYHLVDTVEAVAESLDEGNVLVTPAVGMKRDDDGFHYNAPGAGSVAALAAEAAPDDVSVVGAFHNLAAGRLANLDADVDWDTLVFGDDPDAKDIVSMLAEEIDGLRALDVGGLANASEVEALTPLLINVAMNNEGMHDLGVKFH
- a CDS encoding archaemetzincin family Zn-dependent metalloprotease, with the translated sequence MHVDIVPVGDVPAVVKREASAGLRAVYDCDVTIHATEPIPDGAYDSSRDQYRAEEFIELASRIGDGSKNIAITPNDLFYRRRNYVFGLAYLDGNGSVISTYRLQTSSDGGIASKPASEVFADRVRKEVVHEIGHTLGLEHCDNKRCVMNFSPTVREVDVKEQNLCGSCSRLVH
- a CDS encoding histidine kinase; amino-acid sequence: MSTETTTATTRETAENGLLVGGIAGLVGTIAFGALQMVMGMEGVIAGAIPALYTLGPSLTLGWVIHLFHGAVLGVSFAALVSATGLRRYADSTLAMLGLGAVYGVVTTIALAWLLMPVWLQAVGFPMAPPFPNVGMASLVGHLVYGVVLAAAYVVLRPRL
- a CDS encoding UPF0146 family protein is translated as MADGDTDVNPATREALVSRLARHDRLVEVGVGNRPDVARALAAGGAEVTATDVHDRPVPDGVRFVRDDVTAPDDSVYADADALYALNLPPDLHGPTWALARRHDAAFLFTTLGGDPAAVRADPETLPGETLFTARPAPGDRVGGRS
- a CDS encoding TIGR01548 family HAD-type hydrolase; the protein is MTDGPDAESGADATLAVDAVVLDIDGVLVNVEHSYRRAVVESLDRVYGETIDADGVQAFKEAGGFNDDWDLTHAAALFLLARREGLDRDVQSFTDAVSASGGGLDGAHAVVADALDPDERERVLAAWDPERLTDTFQQLYLGSERYRELEGGEPTLDEPGFIEDETVLVDRATLATLTERYRVGIVTGRPAAEAAIALERVGLEVPEDHRFTMDSDLPGKPDPDALVELAERLGATRLAFAGDTLDDVRCAVNAGEADPERTYYGVGVLTGGLSGEEGRRKFADAGADAVVETVDDLPDRLG
- a CDS encoding PHP domain-containing protein, whose protein sequence is MYDYHVHSNYSDGSFLYWMLSAAEDAGLDGVGFADHCNVSAREAQQREKFLFGFTLDATYDRRRAGIEAVRDRFDLRVYDAVEMDYVAGEEDRIADFLDEAGFDYAIGSVHSLDDRNVQTNGPFRDLSPDDRRAVVDDYYETLAGMVESELFAVAAHPDLLERNEHLRGLATEDHYDRVARAFADSRTVPEVNAGRVLSEYGEFHPAPAFFEAFREYDVGFTLGTDSHRPDEIAPRTEELDRFCSETGLEPVELDVPT